The following coding sequences lie in one Arachis stenosperma cultivar V10309 chromosome 5, arast.V10309.gnm1.PFL2, whole genome shotgun sequence genomic window:
- the LOC130983084 gene encoding uncharacterized protein LOC130983084, whose translation MSLETFHCGVDDKCAKKSSETSESNRSINSHLVIFDWRGTNRHTYSNPEIIYRSGRSRHTKSNPEIIDGSESSITSERHTIVISRVKSGKKDTSNTQINGIESISNSARKVDSSFMLESSSDSSDNVDITTSSTSKYSSKYGTNYPSSSESFVKSEHGNKLVATPPSFQDYGVQKRNDFPLTARPPIQVMDRSSGYDASRIPSSIFEKPANPLDWSVASNESLFSLHVGNLSFNRDHVFVNYEVSMPHEVPQSGDISEDIHSPIIEEISNVTQSDVVESLQIYRTSSASFMIEEIPCIDQYEIKDLSRAESDNSSGSLTVDLTQITRTTPKQSFSFPALMEPKRISTTETDISQQTPYEKQESSVKETRKPRTSCWSCLKSCNWCYCFPCPSCAFCNSCCKWNACKCCS comes from the exons ATGTCTTTAGAGACCTTTCATTGTGGCGTAGATGATAAATGTGCAAAGAAAAGTTCAGAAACTAGTGAAAGCAATAGGAGTATTAATTCACATCTTGTGATATTTGACTGGAGAGGAACCAATAGACATACTTATTCAAACCCTGAGATCATTTATCGTAGTGGAAGGAGTAGGCATACTAAGTCAAATCCTGAGATAATTGACGGAAGTGAAAGTAGTATTACCTCAGAAAGGCACACAATTGTTATATCTAGAGTTAAAAGTGGTAAGAAAGATACTTCTAACACACAAATCAATGGCATTGAAAGCATATCAAACTCAGCCAGAAAGGTGGATTCTTCCTTTATGTTAGAATCATCAAGTGATAGCTCGGATAATGTGGATATCACCACATCTAGCACATCTAAATACTCATCCAAATATGGAACAAATTATCCTTCTAGTAGTGAGAGCTTTGTCAAATCTGAGCATGGCAACAAACTTGTTGCCACCCCACCTTCATTTCAAGATTATGGTGTCCAGAAGAGGAATGATTTTCCACTAACTGCAAGACCTCCCATCCAGGTGATGGATCGATCGTCAGGATATGATGCTTCTAGGATCCCATCTTCAATATTCGAGAAGCCTGCAAATCCATTGGACTGGAGTGTTGCTTCTAATGAATCATTATTTAGCCTTCATGTAGGGAATCTTAGTTTCAACAGAGACCATGTATTTGTGAATTATGAAGTAAGCATGCCCCATGAAGTCCCCCAATCTGGTGACATAAGTGAGGACATTCATTCTCCCATAATAGAGGAGATCAGCAATGTCACACAGAGTGACGTCGTAGAGAGCCTGCAGATCTACAGAACATCAAGTGCATCTTTCATGATAGAAGAAATTCCTTGTATAGACCAATATGAAATAAAAGATTTATCACGAGCAGAAAGTGACAATTCATCCGGATCCTTGACTGTTGACCTTACTCAAATTACCAGAACCACCCCAAAgcaatctttttcttttccagC TTTGATGGAACCAAAAAGAATTAGTACAACAGAGACGGATATTTCTCAACAGACACCATATGAAAAGCAAGAATCATCAGTAAAAGAAACTAGAAAACCAAGAACCAGTTGCTGGAGTTGTCTCAAATCTTGCAATTGGTGTTATTGCTTTCCTTGTCCTTCTTGTGCTTTCTGTAATAGTTGTTGTAAATGGAATGCTTGTAAATGTTGCAGTTGA